One Pseudomonas sp. AN-1 genomic region harbors:
- a CDS encoding ribonuclease domain-containing protein gives MQGKIVTWNDDRGFGFIQPDDGSAEVFFHISAVRNAARRPQKGDRAAFDITRDKSGRLKAAWVSLEGVAPQAQPAPRQRGPRPAGRPAQGNPLKLLSGAALLVLLFVGWLLTQGPLHKLFSPAPAGGGSTLQVEAPIQREIDKTLALIRRGGPYPHSQDGTVFQNRERQLPAQPRGYYREYTVRTPGLSHRGPRRIVTSGNPPVIYYYTEDHYKSFRVLEPRP, from the coding sequence ATGCAAGGCAAGATCGTCACCTGGAACGACGACCGCGGTTTCGGCTTCATCCAGCCCGACGACGGCTCGGCTGAAGTGTTCTTCCACATCTCCGCCGTGCGCAATGCCGCACGGCGGCCGCAGAAGGGCGACCGGGCGGCGTTCGACATCACCCGCGACAAGTCCGGCCGGCTCAAGGCCGCCTGGGTCAGCCTCGAGGGCGTGGCGCCGCAGGCGCAGCCCGCACCGCGTCAGCGCGGCCCGCGCCCCGCCGGCAGGCCGGCGCAGGGCAACCCGCTCAAGCTGCTGAGCGGCGCCGCGCTGCTGGTGCTGCTGTTCGTCGGCTGGCTGCTCACCCAGGGGCCGCTGCACAAGCTGTTCAGTCCGGCGCCCGCCGGCGGCGGCAGCACGCTGCAGGTCGAGGCACCGATCCAGCGCGAGATCGACAAGACCCTCGCCCTGATCCGCCGGGGCGGGCCCTACCCGCACAGCCAGGACGGCACCGTGTTCCAGAACCGCGAGCGCCAGCTGCCGGCCCAGCCGCGCGGCTACTACCGCGAGTACACGGTACGCACGCCGGGGCTGTCCCATCGCGGCCCGCGGCGCATCGTCACCAGCGGCAACCCGCCGGTGATCTACTACTACACCGAAGATCACTACAAGAGCTTCCGCGTGCTGGAGCCCAGACCATGA
- a CDS encoding SufE family protein produces the protein MNLPLAAREALDAFAVCPGWEQRARLLMQWGERLEPLSEEERCESNRVHGCESTVWLVPGHDGERLQIRASSDARLLRGLLALLLLRVNGLTAAELAEVDVADWFNRLGLARQLSPSRSNGLNAVLTRIRQLA, from the coding sequence ATGAACCTGCCCCTGGCCGCCCGCGAGGCGCTGGACGCCTTCGCCGTCTGCCCCGGCTGGGAGCAGCGCGCGCGCCTGCTGATGCAGTGGGGCGAACGCCTGGAGCCGCTGAGCGAAGAGGAACGCTGCGAGAGCAACCGCGTGCACGGCTGCGAAAGCACGGTGTGGCTGGTACCCGGCCATGACGGTGAACGCCTACAGATACGCGCCAGCAGCGACGCGCGCCTGCTGCGCGGCCTGCTGGCCCTGCTGCTGCTGCGGGTCAACGGCCTCACCGCCGCCGAGCTGGCCGAGGTGGACGTGGCCGACTGGTTCAATCGGCTCGGCCTGGCGCGCCAGCTGTCGCCCTCGCGCAGCAACGGGCTGAATGCGGTGCTCACGCGGATCCGCCAACTGGCGTAG
- a CDS encoding GldG family protein: protein MKRIIHSGSGLLLIALAFLAFNMVAGLGLPNARLDLTEQKLYTISEGTERILAGLDEPVNLYLFYSDNVSRDLVPVRNYARRVTEMLRAYERAAGGRIRLEVIDPEPFSEDEDRAAEFGLHAVPLQQGGDKLYFGLAGTNALDDVQTIPFFPLDQEEFLEYEISRLVQSLAKPQRPVVGVLSGLQMDGGFNPLTGQAGTPWMIMEQIRQQFALKSLQAGIDRIPDEVSVLLLVHPRQLPQPTLYAIDQFVLRGGKLLAFVDPFSEADSGGMTGQGNASDLEPLFKAWGLRLRPGEMLVDGSYAMAVGMGAEQRPVRHPAWLSLPRAALDREDVTTAALENLTVASTGILEPVEGAKTRFTPLLHSSEYAMPMDAQRLAMLRDPQELLRDLEPTGERYALAARISGPAQSAFPDGIEGQKDGLKGAENINLIVVADTDLLADRMWVEVQDFFGQRIPQPFADNAGFAINALDNLAGSDALISVRSRGRFSRPFVVVENLQRQAEARFREQEEILNQRLAQTEQRLAELQQGDNPEQVLELTPEQQATVQQFLQEKLAIRKELREVRYRLNADIEALGRSLKFVNIGLVPLLLTVAVIGLWLLRRRRTA, encoded by the coding sequence TCGCCCTGGCGTTCCTGGCCTTCAACATGGTCGCCGGCCTGGGGCTGCCCAACGCCCGTCTCGACCTCACCGAGCAGAAGCTCTACACCATCAGCGAGGGCACCGAACGCATCCTCGCCGGGCTGGACGAGCCGGTGAACCTGTACTTGTTCTACTCCGACAACGTCAGCCGCGACCTCGTGCCGGTGCGCAACTACGCGCGGCGCGTCACGGAGATGCTGCGCGCCTACGAGCGCGCCGCCGGCGGCAGGATCCGCCTCGAGGTGATCGACCCCGAGCCGTTCTCCGAGGACGAGGACCGCGCCGCCGAGTTCGGCCTGCACGCCGTGCCGCTGCAGCAGGGCGGCGACAAGCTGTACTTCGGCCTGGCCGGCACCAATGCGCTGGACGACGTGCAGACCATCCCGTTCTTCCCGCTCGACCAGGAGGAGTTCCTCGAGTACGAGATCAGCCGCCTGGTACAGAGCCTGGCCAAGCCGCAGCGGCCGGTGGTCGGCGTGCTCTCGGGGCTGCAGATGGACGGCGGCTTCAATCCGCTGACCGGTCAGGCCGGCACGCCCTGGATGATCATGGAACAGATCCGCCAGCAGTTCGCCCTCAAGAGCCTGCAGGCCGGCATCGACCGCATCCCCGACGAGGTGTCGGTGCTGCTGCTGGTGCATCCCAGGCAGCTGCCGCAGCCGACCCTGTATGCCATCGACCAGTTCGTGCTGCGCGGCGGCAAGCTGCTGGCCTTCGTCGACCCGTTCAGTGAGGCCGACAGCGGCGGGATGACGGGGCAGGGCAATGCCTCCGACCTCGAACCGCTGTTCAAGGCCTGGGGGCTGCGTCTGCGTCCGGGCGAGATGCTGGTCGACGGCAGCTATGCGATGGCCGTGGGCATGGGCGCGGAACAGCGGCCGGTGCGCCATCCGGCCTGGCTGAGCCTGCCCAGGGCGGCGCTCGACCGCGAGGACGTGACCACCGCCGCGCTGGAGAACCTGACCGTGGCCAGCACCGGCATCCTCGAACCGGTCGAGGGAGCGAAGACCCGTTTCACTCCGCTGCTGCACAGTTCCGAGTACGCCATGCCGATGGACGCCCAGCGCCTGGCCATGCTGCGCGACCCGCAGGAGCTGCTGCGCGACCTTGAGCCGACCGGCGAGCGCTACGCCCTGGCCGCGCGGATCAGCGGGCCGGCGCAGTCGGCTTTCCCCGACGGCATCGAGGGGCAGAAGGATGGCCTGAAGGGCGCCGAGAACATCAACCTGATCGTGGTCGCCGACACCGACCTGCTCGCCGACCGCATGTGGGTGGAGGTGCAGGACTTCTTCGGCCAGCGCATCCCGCAGCCGTTCGCCGACAACGCCGGCTTCGCCATCAACGCGCTGGACAACCTGGCCGGCAGCGATGCGCTGATCAGCGTGCGTTCGCGTGGACGCTTCAGCCGGCCGTTCGTGGTGGTGGAGAACCTGCAGCGCCAGGCCGAGGCGCGCTTCCGCGAGCAGGAGGAGATCCTCAATCAGCGCCTGGCGCAGACCGAGCAGCGTCTGGCCGAGCTGCAGCAGGGCGACAATCCCGAGCAGGTGCTGGAGTTGACCCCCGAGCAGCAGGCGACGGTGCAGCAGTTCCTCCAGGAGAAGCTGGCGATCCGCAAGGAGCTGCGCGAGGTGCGCTACCGCCTCAACGCCGATATCGAGGCGCTGGGCCGCAGCCTGAAGTTCGTCAACATCGGTCTGGTGCCGCTGCTGCTCACCGTCGCGGTGATCGGCCTGTGGCTGCTGCGCCGCCGGCGCACGGCCTGA
- a CDS encoding barstar family protein: protein MTPQQFAEQALADRSRCGIYRCMPGWPGETPETLWRPLAPQSIDREHLLAALGQALDFPDYYGQNWDAAWDCLTELDWPAGRLLAVRLPIAAGSDVDEAALETFLELLADACQHWAEQGRALCLLVETAREDIGCLGALPVPA from the coding sequence ATGACCCCGCAGCAGTTCGCCGAGCAGGCCCTGGCCGACCGCAGTCGCTGCGGGATCTACCGCTGCATGCCGGGCTGGCCCGGGGAAACGCCGGAGACTCTCTGGCGGCCCCTGGCGCCGCAGAGCATCGACCGCGAGCACCTGCTCGCCGCCCTCGGCCAGGCGCTGGACTTCCCCGACTACTACGGACAGAACTGGGACGCCGCCTGGGACTGCCTGACCGAGCTGGACTGGCCGGCCGGCCGGCTGCTCGCCGTGCGCCTGCCGATCGCCGCGGGCAGCGACGTGGACGAGGCGGCGCTGGAAACCTTCCTCGAACTGCTGGCCGACGCCTGCCAGCACTGGGCCGAGCAGGGCCGCGCACTGTGCCTGCTGGTGGAGACGGCGCGCGAGGACATCGGCTGCCTGGGCGCCCTGCCCGTCCCCGCCTGA
- a CDS encoding glycosyltransferase, with protein MSARKLGLNLVMVVAVASLFTGLWAWFNQPLQAPDWPDQISGFSYAPFRLHQNPQENTYPSEDEVRADLELLSSQTDNIRTYSVDGIQAEIPRLAEEAGLRVTLGIWLSNDEAANESQIERGIEIAKRERSVVRVVVGNEALFREEVTPEQLIGYLDRVRGALKVPVTTAEQWHIWQKYPELAKHVDLIAAHVLPYWEFVPQEDSVDFVLERARELKKMFPKKPLLLGEVGWPSNGRTRGGAQATQADQAIYLRTLVNKLNAKGYNYFVIEAFDQPWKAGDEGSVGAYWGVYNAERQPKFPFAGPVVEIPQWRLLATASGVLALLALALLLIDGSALRQRGRTFLTIVAFLAATMLVWIAYDYSQQYSNWFSTLVGILLAIGALGVMIVLLTEAHELAETVWKHQRVRPFPPVTDEHAYRPKVSIHVPCYNEPPEMVKQTLNALARLDYPDFEVLVIDNNTKDPAVWEPVQAHCETLGPRFRFFHVAPLAGFKGGALNYILGHTAPDAEVIAVIDSDYCVEPDWLKHMVPHFADPEIAVVQSPQDYRDQNESLFKKLCYAEYKGFFHIGMVTRNDRDAIIQHGTMTMTRRSVLDELGWADWCITEDAELGLRVFEKGLSAAYSEQSYGKGLMPDTFIDFKKQRFRWAYGAIQIMKRHMASLFFGKDSELTRGQRYHFIAGWLPWIADGLNIFFTIGALLWSAAMIIVPHRVDPPLMIFAIPPLALFMFKLGKILFLYRRAVGVNMKDACAAAVAGLALSHTIAKAVLFGFVTSSIPFFRTPKMRSNHGLLLALAEAREEVFVMLLLWAAALGISLTQPLPGVDVFFWVTVLLVQSLPYLAALVMALLSSLPRPEPRADEVPA; from the coding sequence ATGTCTGCTCGCAAATTGGGTCTCAACCTGGTCATGGTCGTGGCCGTGGCTTCCCTGTTCACCGGCCTGTGGGCCTGGTTCAACCAACCACTGCAAGCCCCGGACTGGCCCGACCAGATCTCCGGCTTCTCCTACGCCCCGTTCCGCCTGCACCAGAACCCGCAGGAGAACACCTATCCGAGCGAGGACGAGGTCCGCGCCGACCTCGAGCTGCTGAGCAGTCAGACCGACAACATCCGTACCTACTCGGTCGACGGCATACAGGCCGAGATCCCGCGCCTGGCCGAGGAGGCCGGCCTGCGCGTGACCCTGGGGATCTGGCTGAGCAACGACGAGGCGGCCAACGAGTCGCAGATCGAGCGCGGCATCGAGATCGCCAAGCGCGAGCGCAGCGTGGTGCGCGTGGTGGTCGGCAACGAGGCCCTGTTCCGCGAGGAAGTCACCCCCGAACAGCTGATCGGCTACCTCGACCGGGTGCGCGGCGCGCTCAAGGTGCCGGTGACCACCGCCGAGCAGTGGCACATCTGGCAGAAGTACCCGGAGCTGGCCAAGCACGTCGACCTGATCGCCGCCCACGTGCTGCCCTACTGGGAGTTCGTGCCGCAGGAGGACTCGGTCGATTTCGTCCTCGAGCGCGCCCGCGAACTGAAGAAGATGTTCCCGAAGAAGCCGCTGCTGCTGGGCGAGGTCGGCTGGCCAAGCAACGGCCGCACCCGCGGTGGCGCCCAGGCCACCCAGGCCGACCAGGCCATCTACCTGCGCACCCTGGTCAACAAGCTGAACGCCAAAGGCTACAACTACTTCGTCATCGAGGCCTTCGACCAGCCGTGGAAGGCTGGCGACGAAGGCTCGGTGGGCGCCTACTGGGGCGTCTACAACGCCGAGCGCCAGCCCAAGTTCCCGTTCGCCGGCCCGGTGGTGGAAATCCCCCAGTGGCGCCTGCTGGCCACCGCCTCGGGCGTGCTCGCCCTGCTCGCCCTCGCCCTGCTGCTGATCGACGGCAGCGCCCTGCGCCAGCGCGGCCGCACCTTCCTGACCATAGTCGCGTTCCTCGCCGCCACCATGCTGGTGTGGATCGCCTACGACTACAGCCAGCAGTACAGCAACTGGTTCAGCACCCTGGTCGGCATCCTGCTGGCCATCGGCGCCCTCGGCGTGATGATCGTGCTGCTCACCGAAGCCCACGAGCTGGCCGAAACCGTGTGGAAGCACCAGCGCGTGCGGCCCTTCCCGCCGGTCACCGACGAGCATGCCTACCGGCCCAAGGTGTCGATCCACGTGCCCTGCTACAACGAGCCGCCGGAGATGGTCAAGCAGACCCTCAACGCGCTGGCGCGCCTCGACTACCCGGACTTCGAGGTCCTGGTGATCGACAACAACACCAAGGACCCGGCGGTCTGGGAGCCGGTGCAGGCCCACTGCGAAACCCTCGGCCCGCGCTTCCGCTTCTTCCACGTCGCGCCCCTGGCCGGCTTCAAGGGCGGCGCGCTCAACTACATCCTCGGCCATACCGCGCCCGACGCCGAGGTGATCGCGGTGATCGACTCCGACTACTGCGTCGAGCCCGACTGGCTCAAGCACATGGTCCCGCACTTCGCCGATCCGGAGATCGCCGTGGTGCAGTCGCCGCAGGACTACCGCGACCAGAACGAATCGCTGTTCAAGAAGCTGTGCTACGCCGAGTACAAGGGCTTCTTCCACATCGGCATGGTGACCCGCAACGACCGCGACGCGATCATCCAGCATGGCACCATGACCATGACCCGCCGCAGCGTGCTCGACGAACTCGGCTGGGCCGACTGGTGCATCACCGAGGACGCCGAGCTGGGCCTGCGCGTGTTCGAGAAGGGCCTGTCGGCCGCCTACTCCGAGCAGAGCTACGGCAAGGGCCTGATGCCCGACACCTTCATCGACTTCAAGAAGCAGCGCTTCCGCTGGGCCTATGGCGCCATCCAGATCATGAAGCGGCACATGGCCAGCCTGTTCTTCGGCAAGGACAGCGAACTGACCCGCGGCCAGCGCTACCACTTCATCGCCGGCTGGTTGCCGTGGATCGCCGACGGCCTGAACATCTTCTTCACCATCGGCGCCCTGTTGTGGTCGGCGGCGATGATCATCGTGCCGCACCGGGTCGACCCGCCGCTGATGATCTTCGCCATCCCGCCGCTGGCACTGTTCATGTTCAAGCTGGGCAAGATCCTGTTCCTCTACCGCCGCGCGGTCGGCGTGAACATGAAGGACGCCTGCGCCGCCGCGGTGGCCGGCCTCGCGCTGTCGCACACCATCGCCAAGGCGGTGCTGTTCGGCTTCGTCACCAGCAGCATCCCGTTCTTCCGCACGCCGAAGATGCGCAGCAACCACGGCCTGCTGCTGGCCCTGGCGGAAGCGCGCGAGGAGGTGTTCGTCATGCTGCTGCTGTGGGCGGCGGCCCTCGGCATCTCGCTGACCCAGCCGCTGCCGGGCGTCGACGTGTTCTTCTGGGTCACCGTGCTGCTGGTGCAGTCGCTGCCCTACCTGGCCGCCCTGGTCATGGCCCTGCTGTCCTCGCTGCCCAGGCCCGAGCCGCGCGCCGACGAGGTGCCGGCCTGA
- the dapE gene encoding succinyl-diaminopimelate desuccinylase: MTTLSPTLELACELIRRASVTPLDEGCQQLMMARLAACGFAVEPMRIEEVDNFWARRGGEGPVLCFAGHTDVVPTGPLEAWQHAPFAAFVDEAGMLCGRGAADMKGSLAAMIVAVERFVADHPQHKGAIAFLITSDEEGPAQHGTQAVVERLAARRERLDWCIVGEPSSTSQVGDIVKNGRRGSLNGKLRIQGVQGHVAYPHLAQNPIHLVAPALAELAAEHWDAGNAFFPPTSFQISNIHSGTGTTNVIPGELTALFNFRFSTESTVDGLQKRVAAILDKHGLQWQVDWSLSGLPFLTEPGALLDAVSASIKAVTGRDTTASTTGGTSDGRFIATLGTQVVELGPVNATIHQVNERVLASDLDLLTEIYYQTLVRLLAA, translated from the coding sequence ATGACCACCCTCTCCCCCACCCTCGAACTGGCCTGCGAGCTGATTCGCCGCGCCTCCGTCACCCCGCTGGACGAAGGCTGCCAGCAGCTGATGATGGCGCGCCTGGCCGCCTGCGGCTTCGCCGTGGAGCCGATGCGCATCGAGGAAGTGGACAACTTCTGGGCCCGCCGCGGCGGCGAGGGCCCGGTGCTGTGCTTCGCCGGCCACACCGACGTGGTGCCGACCGGTCCGCTGGAAGCCTGGCAGCATGCGCCGTTCGCCGCCTTCGTCGACGAAGCCGGCATGCTCTGCGGCCGCGGCGCGGCCGACATGAAGGGCAGCCTGGCGGCGATGATCGTCGCCGTCGAGCGCTTCGTCGCCGACCACCCGCAGCACAAGGGCGCCATCGCCTTCCTGATCACCAGCGACGAGGAAGGCCCGGCGCAGCACGGCACCCAGGCGGTGGTCGAGCGCCTGGCCGCACGCCGCGAGCGCCTCGACTGGTGCATCGTCGGCGAGCCGTCGAGCACCTCGCAGGTCGGCGACATCGTCAAGAACGGCCGCCGCGGCTCGCTCAACGGCAAGCTGCGCATCCAGGGCGTGCAGGGCCACGTCGCCTACCCGCACCTGGCGCAGAACCCCATCCACCTGGTCGCCCCGGCGCTCGCCGAACTGGCAGCCGAGCACTGGGACGCCGGCAACGCCTTCTTCCCGCCGACCAGCTTCCAGATCTCCAACATCCATTCCGGCACCGGCACCACCAACGTCATCCCCGGCGAACTGACCGCGCTGTTCAACTTCCGCTTCTCCACCGAGTCCACGGTGGACGGCCTGCAGAAGCGCGTCGCGGCGATCCTCGACAAGCACGGCCTGCAGTGGCAGGTCGACTGGTCGCTGTCCGGCCTGCCGTTCCTCACCGAGCCGGGCGCCCTGCTCGACGCGGTGTCGGCCAGCATCAAGGCGGTCACCGGCCGCGACACCACCGCCTCGACCACCGGCGGCACCTCGGACGGCCGCTTCATCGCCACCCTCGGCACCCAGGTGGTCGAGCTCGGCCCGGTCAACGCCACCATCCACCAGGTCAACGAGCGGGTACTGGCCAGCGATCTGGACCTGCTCACCGAGATCTACTACCAGACGCTGGTGCGTCTGCTGGCGGCCTGA
- a CDS encoding putative RNA methyltransferase has product MLICPICSGALHSHDNGVQCSQGHRFDRARQGYLNLLPVQHKKSLDPGDNAAMVEARRRFLGAGHYAPLAARLAELASARAPARWIDIGCGEGYYTAQLAEALPQADGYALDISREAVKRACKRAPQLTWMVASMARVPLATGSCGLLASVFSPIDWHEAARLLRPGGGILRLGPARMHLFELRQKLYDEVRDYVDDKHLADLPETLKLADTQTLEFRLDLDSFDARSDLLAMTPHGWRVNAERRERILAEPFTVTVSVRYDWIERQ; this is encoded by the coding sequence ATGCTGATCTGCCCGATCTGCAGCGGCGCGCTGCACAGCCACGACAACGGCGTGCAGTGCAGCCAAGGCCACCGCTTCGACCGCGCCCGCCAGGGCTACCTGAACCTGCTGCCCGTGCAGCACAAGAAGAGCCTCGACCCGGGCGACAACGCCGCCATGGTCGAGGCGCGCCGGCGCTTCCTCGGCGCCGGCCACTACGCGCCGCTGGCCGCGCGCCTGGCCGAGCTGGCCAGCGCACGCGCGCCGGCGCGCTGGATCGACATCGGCTGCGGCGAGGGCTACTACACCGCGCAGCTGGCCGAGGCCCTGCCGCAGGCGGACGGCTACGCCCTGGACATCTCCCGCGAGGCGGTCAAGCGCGCCTGCAAGCGCGCGCCGCAGCTGACCTGGATGGTCGCCAGCATGGCCCGCGTGCCGCTGGCCACCGGCTCCTGCGGCCTGCTGGCCAGCGTGTTCAGCCCGATCGACTGGCACGAGGCGGCGCGCCTGTTGCGCCCCGGCGGCGGCATCCTGCGCCTGGGCCCGGCGCGCATGCACCTCTTTGAGCTGCGCCAGAAGCTCTACGACGAGGTGCGCGACTACGTCGACGACAAGCACCTGGCCGACCTGCCAGAGACCCTGAAGCTGGCCGACACCCAGACCCTGGAGTTCCGCCTGGACCTGGACAGCTTCGACGCGCGCAGCGACCTGCTGGCGATGACCCCGCACGGCTGGCGGGTCAACGCCGAGCGCCGCGAGCGCATCCTCGCCGAGCCGTTCACGGTGACCGTCTCGGTGCGCTACGACTGGATCGAGCGCCAGTAA
- a CDS encoding cold-shock protein, with protein sequence MANREIGTVKWFNDAKGYGFIQRESGPDVFVHYRAIRGEGHRSLIEGQRVEFAVAQGQKGLQAEDVTKL encoded by the coding sequence ATGGCGAATCGTGAGATTGGAACCGTCAAGTGGTTCAACGATGCCAAGGGCTATGGATTCATTCAGCGCGAGAGCGGCCCTGACGTGTTCGTGCACTATCGTGCGATCCGTGGCGAAGGCCACCGTTCGCTGATCGAGGGGCAGCGCGTCGAGTTCGCCGTTGCCCAGGGCCAGAAGGGCCTGCAGGCGGAAGACGTCACCAAGCTCTGA
- the tcdA gene encoding tRNA cyclic N6-threonylcarbamoyladenosine(37) synthase TcdA — protein sequence MQIDEQRFGGIARLYGRLGLERLAAAHVAVVGIGGVGSWAAEALARSGVGEISLFDLDDVCVTNTNRQIHAHAGNIGRAKVEAMAERIRAINPDCTVHAVADFVTRETMAEYITEQLDGVIDCIDSVAAKAALIAWCKRRKIQIVTTGGAGGQIDPTQIQVADLNKTFNDPLAAKVRSTLRRDYNFSRTPGRTYSVPCVFSSEQLRYPKPDGSVCQAKGFVGEGVRLDCAGGFGAVMMVTATFGLVAAARLVDKLVAGARRPAERKAAE from the coding sequence ATGCAGATCGACGAGCAGCGTTTTGGCGGCATTGCCCGCCTGTACGGCCGCCTTGGCCTCGAGCGCCTGGCCGCGGCTCATGTGGCGGTGGTCGGCATCGGCGGCGTGGGTTCCTGGGCCGCCGAGGCGCTGGCGCGCAGCGGGGTGGGCGAGATCTCGCTGTTCGACCTCGACGACGTCTGCGTGACCAACACCAACCGGCAGATCCACGCCCACGCCGGCAACATCGGCCGGGCCAAGGTCGAGGCGATGGCCGAGCGCATCCGTGCCATCAATCCGGACTGCACGGTGCACGCGGTGGCCGACTTCGTCACCCGTGAGACCATGGCCGAGTACATCACCGAGCAGCTCGACGGGGTGATCGACTGCATCGACAGCGTGGCGGCCAAGGCGGCGCTGATCGCCTGGTGCAAACGGCGCAAGATCCAGATCGTCACCACCGGCGGCGCCGGCGGGCAGATCGACCCGACGCAGATCCAGGTCGCCGACCTCAACAAGACCTTCAACGATCCGCTGGCGGCCAAGGTGCGCTCGACCCTGCGCCGCGACTACAACTTCTCGCGCACGCCGGGACGCACCTACAGCGTGCCCTGCGTGTTCTCCAGCGAACAGCTGCGCTACCCCAAGCCGGACGGCAGCGTATGCCAGGCCAAGGGTTTCGTCGGCGAGGGCGTGCGCCTGGACTGCGCCGGCGGCTTCGGTGCGGTGATGATGGTCACCGCCACCTTCGGCCTGGTCGCCGCGGCGAGGCTGGTCGACAAGCTGGTGGCCGGTGCGCGCCGCCCGGCGGAGCGTAAGGCAGCCGAGTAG
- a CDS encoding DUF4340 domain-containing protein: MQRKSLWILLLAVLGLGGLFAWLQRGAEAPRLAERQLLLPALAGHAERVQALEIRHGELPEIRIERRDGGWVVPAKAGFPAAAGEVNRLLRALGEARKVEAKTRNPDNHARLGLAERGEGAATRLTLEGVGQAPLALLIGQASRQGGQLVRLPGDDQVWLVDQPLQLVDNELAWLDRRISSIPFAEVREVTVRHADGEQLDVWRESPEQFNLALRQLPPGRKLAYEAAANGMATLFASLDFADAAPLAQVGFKGAPELTFRLSTFAGGELQGSFHLQGGQHWLVLGAGKGLDGQLIAGREWAYRLEEQQYRTLAKRVKDLLAPGG, from the coding sequence ATGCAACGCAAGTCGCTATGGATTCTGCTGCTGGCCGTGCTGGGGCTGGGCGGGCTGTTCGCCTGGCTGCAGCGCGGCGCCGAGGCGCCGCGCCTGGCCGAGCGTCAGCTGCTGCTGCCGGCGCTGGCCGGCCATGCGGAGCGGGTGCAGGCGCTGGAGATCCGTCATGGCGAGCTGCCGGAAATCCGCATCGAACGCCGCGACGGCGGCTGGGTGGTGCCGGCCAAGGCCGGTTTCCCGGCGGCGGCCGGCGAGGTCAATCGCCTGCTGCGTGCGCTGGGCGAGGCGCGCAAGGTCGAGGCCAAGACCCGCAACCCGGACAACCATGCCCGCCTGGGCCTGGCCGAGCGCGGCGAGGGAGCGGCCACCCGGCTGACCCTCGAGGGTGTCGGCCAGGCGCCGCTGGCGCTGCTGATCGGCCAGGCCTCGCGCCAGGGCGGCCAACTGGTGCGGCTGCCGGGCGACGACCAGGTGTGGCTGGTCGACCAGCCGCTGCAGCTGGTGGACAACGAGCTGGCCTGGCTGGACCGGCGCATCAGCTCCATTCCCTTCGCCGAGGTTCGCGAGGTGACGGTGCGCCACGCCGACGGCGAACAGCTCGACGTCTGGCGCGAGTCGCCCGAGCAGTTCAACCTCGCCCTGCGCCAGCTGCCACCCGGCAGGAAGCTGGCCTACGAGGCAGCGGCCAACGGCATGGCCACGCTGTTCGCCAGCCTGGATTTCGCCGACGCCGCGCCGCTGGCGCAGGTCGGCTTCAAGGGCGCCCCCGAACTGACCTTCCGCCTGAGCACCTTCGCCGGCGGCGAACTGCAGGGCTCCTTCCACCTGCAGGGCGGGCAGCACTGGCTGGTGCTCGGCGCCGGCAAGGGCCTCGACGGCCAGTTGATCGCTGGCCGGGAGTGGGCCTACCGTCTCGAGGAGCAGCAGTACCGCACGCTGGCCAAGCGGGTGAAGGACCTGCTGGCCCCCGGCGGCTGA